One Desulfovibrionales bacterium genomic region harbors:
- a CDS encoding GxxExxY protein, producing MNENEIAKEVVDAAYQVHRKLGPGLLETVYEVVLAYELKKRGVTVERQVPVAIVYEDVKFDEGFRADLIVEDKVIVELKSVETVSPVHKKQLLTYLRLADKRLGLLINFSSELRDGISRVVNGLKE from the coding sequence ATGAATGAAAACGAGATAGCTAAGGAAGTTGTTGATGCTGCGTATCAGGTTCACAGAAAGCTTGGCCCAGGGCTTTTGGAGACAGTATATGAAGTTGTTTTGGCCTATGAGCTGAAAAAAAGAGGGGTGACGGTTGAACGACAGGTACCTGTGGCCATTGTTTATGAAGATGTTAAGTTCGACGAGGGATTCCGTGCAGACTTGATTGTAGAAGATAAAGTTATTGTAGAACTTAAGTCTGTTGAAACAGTGAGTCCTGTACATAAGAAGCAGTTGCTGACTTATCTGAGATTGGCTGACAAAAGATTGGGCCTTTTGATAAATTTTAGCTCGGAGCTACGCGACGGTATATCAAGGGTCGTAAACGGCCTAAAAGAATAA
- the galT gene encoding galactose-1-phosphate uridylyltransferase has product MPELRKDIVTREWVIISKERAKRPHDFAHTKKALEELPEHDKSCPFCTANEDKTPPEVLAYRPVNSGPNSPGWLLRVTPNKYQALISEGDLNRENYHIYDHMNGVGAHEVVIECPEHNLSLATMDDKQVERIVWSYIDRYNALREDTRLKYFLVFRNHGVTAGCSLAHPHSQIVATPIIPQKVWGKVRGVTQYREYRDKCVYCDIIATETNLQERVICENGSFTAIAPFASRSPFETWILPKNHRSCFARMSRFEVEQFSAILKDVLGRLHRCLNNPPYNYMIITSPNDTDTLDTFHWYLEITPRLTTPAGFEIGTSIYINIVPPEDAAQYLREA; this is encoded by the coding sequence ATGCCGGAGCTACGCAAGGACATAGTAACCCGTGAATGGGTTATCATATCCAAGGAACGGGCCAAGAGGCCACATGACTTTGCTCATACCAAGAAGGCCCTGGAAGAACTACCGGAACACGATAAGAGCTGCCCGTTTTGCACTGCAAATGAAGACAAGACACCCCCGGAGGTCCTGGCGTATCGTCCTGTCAATTCTGGACCGAACTCCCCTGGCTGGCTGCTCAGAGTGACACCCAATAAATACCAGGCATTGATCAGCGAAGGAGACTTAAACAGAGAGAACTATCATATTTATGATCATATGAACGGGGTGGGGGCCCATGAAGTAGTCATAGAATGTCCGGAGCATAATCTATCCCTGGCCACAATGGATGACAAACAGGTCGAGCGCATAGTGTGGTCTTATATTGACCGTTATAATGCGCTACGCGAAGATACCCGCCTTAAGTACTTTCTCGTCTTCAGGAATCACGGGGTGACAGCGGGCTGTTCATTGGCGCATCCCCATTCACAGATAGTGGCGACCCCAATAATCCCGCAAAAGGTGTGGGGTAAAGTCCGTGGCGTGACACAATACCGGGAGTACAGAGATAAATGCGTCTATTGCGATATCATCGCCACGGAAACGAATTTGCAGGAGCGCGTGATCTGCGAAAACGGAAGTTTTACAGCTATTGCCCCTTTTGCCTCCCGCTCTCCCTTTGAAACCTGGATTCTTCCCAAAAACCATCGTTCCTGTTTTGCCAGGATGAGCCGTTTCGAGGTAGAACAATTTTCTGCGATATTAAAAGATGTTCTGGGTCGCCTTCACCGCTGCCTCAATAATCCACCTTACAACTACATGATTATTACCTCGCCGAATGATACAGACACACTGGATACTTTTCACTGGTACTTGGAGATAACGCCGCGGCTCACCACCCCGGCCGGATTTGAGATAGGCACGAGTATTTACATCAATATTGTTCCCCCTGAGGACGCCGCACAGTACCTGCGCGAGGCCTAG
- the obgE gene encoding GTPase ObgE — protein MKFVDEARIFIKAGDGGRGCVSFRREKYVPRGGPNGGDGGKGGDVVFIATNRLHSLLDFKFQQHFKAEKGEHGKGSNKHGKNGADCLAYVPVGTILRELQTGEILADLTADGERFIVARGGIGGLGNARFASPTRQAPRYAQPGQPGEEKQIILDLKLLADVGLIGAPNAGKSTLLSKLTSAKPKIADYPFTTLIPNLGVVEPEDYHPFVVADIPGLIEGAHAGLGLGMRFLRHIERTRLLVHVIDASLGPEETIKNWQKINTELSAYGPALAEKTQVVTLNKIDLIMEDDKLEAVKAAFLEKGCPVYFISAATGKGVEELKEALARRLQQDEYERKD, from the coding sequence ATGAAATTTGTCGATGAGGCTAGAATCTTCATCAAAGCAGGGGATGGAGGCCGCGGTTGCGTAAGTTTTCGGCGTGAGAAGTATGTCCCTAGAGGCGGTCCAAACGGCGGTGACGGCGGCAAGGGCGGCGACGTCGTCTTTATAGCCACAAACAGGCTGCACAGCCTTCTTGATTTTAAATTCCAGCAACATTTCAAGGCAGAAAAAGGGGAACATGGCAAAGGCAGTAATAAGCACGGGAAAAACGGTGCGGATTGCCTGGCTTATGTCCCCGTGGGGACAATCCTCAGAGAACTGCAAACGGGAGAGATTCTTGCCGATCTGACAGCAGACGGCGAACGGTTTATTGTTGCCCGTGGCGGTATCGGGGGTTTAGGAAATGCCCGTTTTGCCTCGCCGACCCGGCAAGCCCCCAGATATGCACAGCCCGGTCAGCCTGGCGAAGAAAAGCAAATTATCCTCGACCTCAAGCTCCTGGCCGATGTAGGGCTTATTGGTGCGCCGAACGCCGGTAAATCCACCCTTCTATCCAAACTAACCTCAGCTAAACCCAAGATAGCGGATTATCCATTTACTACTCTTATACCGAATCTGGGTGTGGTCGAACCCGAAGACTATCATCCGTTTGTGGTCGCCGACATCCCCGGTTTAATCGAGGGGGCCCATGCCGGGTTGGGGCTTGGTATGCGCTTCTTACGCCACATAGAACGCACCAGGCTGTTGGTGCATGTTATCGACGCCTCTCTTGGTCCGGAGGAGACCATTAAAAACTGGCAGAAGATAAACACCGAGTTAAGCGCGTATGGGCCCGCCCTGGCCGAAAAAACACAGGTGGTAACCTTAAATAAGATTGACCTTATAATGGAAGATGATAAACTTGAGGCCGTCAAGGCGGCCTTTCTGGAGAAGGGATGCCCTGTTTATTTTATCTCTGCTGCAACCGGTAAGGGAGTAGAAGAATTGAAAGAGGCGCTGGCAAGAAGACTACAGCAAGACGAATATGAAAGAAAAGACTGA
- a CDS encoding branched-chain amino acid transaminase — translation MVQKAGKIWLDGKFVNWDEANVHILTHTLHYGVGVFEGIRCYQCHDGSSAVFCLDEHVERLFDSAHILQLNMPFSQSEIARAIKDTLKVNGQKESYVRPIVFIGDGVMGVHPQNNPIRVAIITWPWGAYLGEEGLAKGIRVKISSFTRHHVNIMMTKAKTVGNYVNSVLAKREAVHDGYDEAILLDPEGYVCEASGENIFIVKRGILKTPPLTSILPGVTRRCVLTIARDLNIPVVEERFSRDELYIADESFFSGTAAEMTPIREVDNRVIGQGSPGSITQAIRSVFFDAIRGKSKKYKQWLSYVSKKATS, via the coding sequence ATGGTTCAGAAGGCGGGAAAGATCTGGTTAGACGGGAAATTTGTCAACTGGGACGAGGCCAATGTCCATATCCTTACCCATACCCTGCACTATGGTGTGGGAGTATTTGAGGGTATCCGCTGTTACCAATGCCACGATGGCTCATCGGCTGTATTCTGTCTTGATGAACATGTGGAACGACTCTTTGACTCGGCGCATATTCTCCAGCTTAACATGCCGTTTTCGCAGAGTGAAATTGCCCGGGCGATCAAAGATACGCTGAAGGTTAACGGCCAGAAAGAGTCTTATGTCCGGCCCATTGTTTTTATCGGGGATGGCGTGATGGGCGTCCACCCGCAGAACAACCCCATACGGGTGGCCATCATTACCTGGCCCTGGGGGGCCTATCTGGGTGAAGAAGGCCTTGCCAAAGGTATCCGGGTCAAGATATCCTCTTTTACGCGTCACCACGTCAATATCATGATGACCAAGGCCAAGACCGTCGGCAATTATGTCAATTCCGTACTGGCCAAGAGAGAGGCAGTTCATGATGGTTACGATGAGGCTATTCTTTTAGACCCGGAAGGCTACGTCTGCGAGGCCAGCGGTGAAAATATCTTCATCGTCAAACGGGGCATACTTAAGACACCGCCTCTTACTTCCATATTGCCGGGCGTTACGCGGCGTTGTGTGCTCACTATCGCGCGTGACCTTAATATCCCGGTGGTGGAAGAACGTTTCTCCCGGGATGAGCTTTATATTGCCGACGAGTCATTTTTCTCCGGCACTGCGGCTGAAATGACGCCTATCCGTGAGGTGGACAACCGGGTCATCGGCCAGGGTTCTCCCGGATCAATAACTCAGGCTATCCGCTCGGTCTTTTTCGACGCCATCCGCGGCAAGAGCAAAAAATATAAACAATGGTTGTCCTATGTGAGTAAAAAAGCGACAAGCTGA
- the rplU gene encoding 50S ribosomal protein L21 translates to MYAVIKTGGKQYKVSSGDTVRVEKLAGNVGDAVTLSDVLLVAKEGDIKIGQPTVAGAQVTGKIVDQARADKIMVFKKKRRKGYSKKQGHRQPYTALKIEDIQF, encoded by the coding sequence ATGTACGCAGTAATAAAAACGGGCGGTAAGCAATACAAGGTCAGTTCCGGCGATACCGTGCGTGTAGAAAAGTTGGCCGGGAATGTAGGAGATGCAGTGACCCTTTCGGACGTGCTTCTCGTCGCTAAAGAAGGTGATATAAAGATCGGACAGCCAACCGTAGCCGGGGCACAGGTCACGGGCAAGATCGTCGATCAGGCCAGGGCCGACAAGATAATGGTTTTTAAGAAGAAGCGCCGCAAGGGTTACAGCAAAAAACAAGGGCATCGTCAGCCTTATACGGCCCTGAAGATCGAAGATATTCAATTTTAA
- a CDS encoding AAA family ATPase, whose product MDNLRTFVIAMAGKGGTGKTTISALLIRYLLNKNLLPVLVVDADANANLNELLGLKVERTLGQVRDEMKTAVPIGMTKETYIEYKMQEALIESKGFDLLIMGQPEGPGCYCAANNLLAKYLEILTRNYRIVIVDNEAGMEHLSRLNLREIDVLISVSDPGPRGIMTAKRIADLTTHLDVHVGKKVLIVNRTPDGLDPVLREEINKSGLVLGGTIRQDTLLATYELKKLSFLDLPSESAAVRDAEAIFDALISLQP is encoded by the coding sequence ATGGATAACTTGCGGACTTTCGTCATAGCTATGGCGGGTAAGGGCGGCACGGGTAAAACCACCATATCTGCCCTTCTGATAAGGTATTTGTTGAATAAAAATCTGCTGCCTGTATTGGTGGTGGACGCCGACGCCAATGCCAATCTTAATGAACTGCTCGGCCTGAAAGTAGAACGCACTTTGGGACAGGTAAGAGATGAGATGAAGACGGCTGTTCCTATCGGTATGACGAAGGAGACCTATATCGAATACAAGATGCAAGAGGCTTTAATCGAGTCAAAAGGCTTTGATCTTCTGATCATGGGACAGCCTGAGGGACCCGGCTGTTATTGCGCGGCCAACAATCTCCTGGCCAAGTATCTTGAGATATTAACCAGGAATTACAGGATAGTTATAGTAGATAACGAGGCCGGTATGGAGCATCTAAGCCGCCTCAATCTGCGCGAGATTGACGTATTGATTTCTGTATCCGATCCGGGGCCGCGCGGCATAATGACGGCCAAACGCATTGCGGATCTCACTACGCACTTGGACGTGCACGTCGGCAAGAAGGTCCTCATCGTGAATCGCACCCCGGACGGATTGGATCCGGTGTTACGGGAGGAGATCAATAAATCCGGATTGGTTCTGGGCGGGACCATCAGGCAGGATACCCTTCTCGCCACCTACGAATTAAAGAAGCTGTCCTTCCTGGATCTGCCATCCGAATCGGCAGCGGTGCGGGATGCAGAGGCGATATTTGATGCGTTAATCAGCCTACAGCCTTGA
- the proB gene encoding glutamate 5-kinase produces MKEKTDTDIRQIRLAILKGARRIVVKAGSAVLTAEEGLNREIIENLSAELSRFKREQFDIVLVSSGAIASGLKKIGLFLPPRSIPEKQAIAAVGQSSLILAYEEAFERYGEKVAQILLTREDLSGRRRYLNARNTIFTLLNWGIIPIINENDTVAVEEIKFGDNDMLAALIASLVEADLLICLTDIDALYDSDPRINPGARRLSLVENITGQIEKMASGIPGSMGRGGMLSKVKAAKMVSSQGIPTIIANGKVPYILEKIFAGEDYGTLFQPHGQRMTSRKYWIAFTLNPKGILVVDDGAKKAITVNGKSLLPSGITEIKGNFDVGAPIHCVDQTGTAFAAGLVNYASAEIEKIKGHKTQEIAAILGHKDYDEVIHRDNLVILPQS; encoded by the coding sequence ATGAAAGAAAAGACTGATACGGATATTCGCCAGATCAGGCTTGCTATTTTAAAGGGGGCCCGGCGTATAGTAGTTAAGGCAGGCAGCGCTGTCCTCACCGCTGAAGAGGGATTGAACCGGGAGATTATCGAAAATCTTAGCGCGGAACTTTCCCGTTTTAAACGGGAACAATTCGACATTGTCCTGGTCTCTTCCGGGGCTATCGCCTCCGGCCTGAAAAAGATCGGCCTTTTCCTGCCGCCCCGATCAATACCTGAGAAGCAGGCTATAGCGGCAGTCGGCCAGAGTAGTCTGATCCTGGCCTATGAAGAGGCCTTTGAGCGCTATGGAGAAAAGGTGGCGCAGATTCTGTTGACACGAGAGGATTTATCCGGCCGGAGAAGGTACTTGAACGCCAGAAATACTATATTTACTTTGCTGAACTGGGGTATAATTCCTATTATAAATGAGAATGACACGGTGGCTGTGGAGGAGATAAAATTTGGTGATAACGATATGCTGGCTGCCCTGATCGCCAGTTTAGTAGAGGCAGACCTTTTGATCTGCCTTACAGATATAGACGCCCTGTATGACTCAGACCCACGCATTAATCCCGGCGCCCGAAGGTTGTCTCTGGTAGAAAATATTACCGGACAGATTGAAAAAATGGCCAGCGGTATCCCCGGGTCTATGGGACGCGGGGGAATGCTCAGCAAGGTTAAGGCCGCAAAGATGGTATCGTCCCAGGGTATTCCAACTATTATCGCCAATGGCAAGGTCCCCTACATTCTGGAAAAGATATTCGCCGGTGAGGACTATGGCACCCTCTTCCAACCGCACGGGCAGAGGATGACCAGCCGCAAGTACTGGATAGCCTTTACCCTTAACCCCAAGGGGATTCTAGTAGTCGATGACGGGGCCAAAAAGGCTATCACGGTAAACGGCAAGAGTCTGCTGCCATCGGGAATTACAGAGATTAAGGGTAATTTTGACGTGGGGGCCCCGATCCACTGTGTGGATCAAACCGGAACGGCCTTTGCGGCCGGCCTGGTAAATTATGCCTCTGCGGAGATTGAGAAGATTAAAGGGCATAAGACCCAGGAAATTGCCGCTATCTTAGGGCACAAGGACTACGATGAGGTTATACACCGGGATAACCTGGTTATTTTGCCGCAGAGCTGA
- the gatB gene encoding Asp-tRNA(Asn)/Glu-tRNA(Gln) amidotransferase subunit GatB, with the protein MVGFESVMGLEVHAQLLTDSKIFCNCSTAFGAPPNTHTCPVCLGMPGVLPVLNKKVVDYAMKMALATHCRVSPFSRFARKNYFYPDLPKGYQISQYELPIAEHGYTDIGLNGHTKRIGITRIHMEEDAGKLIHDATAPISYVDFNRTGVPLIEIVSEPDIRTPEEAVEYLKILRNILRYLGICDGNMEEGSFRCDANVSMRPEGTETFGTRTEIKNMNSFRHVQKALEYEIRRQTALLLDGKTVIQETRLWDTTKGITVSMRGKEEAHDYRYFPDPDLVPLVIDEKWIEEVRAGLPELPDAKQRRFVEKYGLPEYDAAVLTVSKSLADYFEDCVRLYQKPKAISNWVMSELLRELKRDEREIEECPVPPGHLAGMLKMMDNGVISGKIAKTVFEEMYATGRNPEVIVKEKGLVQVTDAAEIEKVVETVLAAHPEAVEDYKKGKVRLLGFFVGEVMKKTKGKANPGLVNELLTGMLRK; encoded by the coding sequence ATGGTTGGATTTGAATCGGTCATGGGCCTGGAGGTGCATGCCCAACTCCTGACCGATAGCAAGATTTTTTGTAATTGCTCCACGGCGTTCGGGGCCCCGCCCAATACCCACACCTGCCCGGTGTGCCTGGGGATGCCCGGGGTTTTGCCGGTTCTGAATAAAAAAGTAGTTGACTACGCCATGAAAATGGCCCTGGCCACCCACTGCCGCGTGTCGCCCTTCAGCCGGTTTGCCCGCAAGAATTATTTTTATCCGGATCTCCCCAAGGGGTACCAGATCTCACAGTATGAGTTGCCCATTGCCGAACATGGCTATACAGATATTGGCCTGAACGGCCACACCAAACGCATCGGCATCACCCGTATCCACATGGAAGAGGACGCCGGCAAGCTGATCCATGACGCTACCGCGCCAATAAGTTACGTGGACTTTAACCGGACTGGCGTGCCGCTTATTGAAATTGTCAGCGAGCCGGATATTCGCACCCCGGAGGAGGCGGTCGAATACCTGAAAATCTTACGCAACATCCTGCGTTATCTAGGTATATGTGACGGCAATATGGAAGAGGGCAGTTTCCGCTGTGATGCCAATGTGTCTATGCGACCGGAAGGCACGGAGACCTTCGGCACCAGGACGGAGATTAAGAATATGAATTCGTTCCGGCATGTACAAAAGGCGCTGGAATACGAGATTCGCCGCCAGACCGCCTTGCTCCTGGACGGGAAGACAGTGATACAGGAAACACGTCTCTGGGATACAACAAAAGGTATTACCGTTTCTATGCGCGGCAAAGAAGAGGCCCATGATTACCGCTACTTTCCGGACCCGGATCTGGTGCCTCTGGTCATCGACGAAAAGTGGATCGAAGAAGTGCGTGCAGGCCTGCCGGAGCTCCCCGACGCCAAACAGCGCCGCTTCGTGGAAAAATATGGGCTGCCGGAGTATGACGCCGCAGTTCTCACGGTATCCAAATCCCTGGCCGACTATTTTGAAGACTGCGTGCGCCTCTACCAAAAACCAAAGGCCATAAGCAACTGGGTGATGTCTGAGTTGCTGCGAGAGTTAAAACGTGACGAACGGGAGATAGAAGAATGTCCGGTGCCGCCCGGACATCTGGCCGGAATGCTAAAGATGATGGATAACGGCGTCATCAGCGGCAAGATTGCAAAGACGGTCTTTGAAGAGATGTATGCAACGGGTAGGAATCCAGAGGTTATTGTCAAAGAAAAGGGCCTGGTCCAGGTTACAGATGCGGCCGAGATTGAGAAGGTGGTTGAAACCGTACTGGCGGCTCATCCGGAAGCGGTAGAGGATTATAAAAAAGGCAAGGTAAGGCTCCTCGGATTTTTCGTCGGGGAGGTAATGAAAAAGACCAAGGGCAAGGCCAATCCCGGGTTGGTAAATGAGCTGCTAACCGGGATGCTGCGCAAATAA
- a CDS encoding DNA polymerase ligase N-terminal domain-containing protein, with protein sequence MPIYKTSPQRFSIQEHQATHLHYDLRLELDGVLKSWAIPKEPPTDAGVKRLAVQTEDHPLDYIYFEGTIPEAQYGAGIVSVWDKGQFDLESREEGKIVFHLRGERLIGRYALIHTRGNQWIFFKTK encoded by the coding sequence ATGCCTATCTATAAAACAAGCCCGCAACGCTTTTCTATACAGGAACATCAGGCTACGCACCTGCACTATGACCTTCGCCTGGAGCTGGACGGTGTGCTTAAGAGCTGGGCTATCCCCAAGGAGCCGCCAACCGATGCGGGCGTTAAACGCCTGGCCGTCCAGACCGAAGATCACCCTTTAGACTACATATACTTTGAAGGCACCATTCCAGAAGCTCAATACGGAGCTGGCATTGTCTCAGTATGGGATAAGGGTCAATTTGATTTGGAATCGCGGGAAGAAGGAAAGATCGTTTTTCACCTTCGTGGCGAAAGGCTTATCGGCCGTTATGCCCTCATCCACACCCGCGGCAATCAATGGATTTTCTTTAAAACAAAATGA
- a CDS encoding ASKHA domain-containing protein has protein sequence MAKSRVRFLPDNKEVFVDAGENLLKAAMMAGVHINASCGGAGVCGRCKVKIENGNVTGEQDEAGYWQACKTFVQGDVGVTIPVVSHLDRGALARKIPSTGISLARDAGREGLLISRPFSPVAQKKFLQLSPPTSRDNISDLSRLKRGLKVGFGLQEIEIDPSLIIRLPHVLRAQDWAVTATLRYDPPRPALIIEIEPGDTRAKDYAVAIDVGTTTLCTYLVDSNSGEVAAEVSDYNPQIGFGEDVISRIIFSQKGDGLKVLQARVVEKLNALIRELVNKAGVSKENIYYISAAGNTTMSHLLLGLDPKYLREAPYTPVARTYPRLRAREIGLDVPSYVTLDIFPSIASYVGGDIVAGVIASRIFERSELTLYIDIGTNGEIVLGNREWLVCASCSAGPAFEGGGIRHGLRAMPGAIEAVHVHPETCEPMIVAIGMAKPKGICGTGLISLVSSLMEGCIIDQQGKFNRGLCTGRIREGRDGYEYVIVYGENTATGEDIVLTEVDIENLIRAKGAMFAGYLTLAEAVGLSISDIERVLIAGAFGSFLDIEQAITIGLLPDLPRDCFYFVGNGSLLGVKAAICSVGVMEEREKVANTMTNFELSENPRFMEHYISSLFLPHTDRQLFPLVWKRINCWGAQNG, from the coding sequence ATGGCAAAAAGCAGAGTTCGTTTTTTACCGGATAATAAAGAGGTATTTGTTGACGCGGGAGAAAATCTGTTAAAGGCAGCCATGATGGCGGGCGTGCACATCAATGCCTCTTGTGGCGGGGCCGGAGTCTGCGGACGGTGTAAGGTCAAGATAGAAAACGGTAATGTCACGGGTGAACAGGACGAAGCCGGGTACTGGCAGGCCTGTAAGACCTTTGTGCAGGGTGATGTAGGGGTAACCATACCTGTCGTTTCGCATCTCGATCGCGGTGCGTTGGCACGCAAGATCCCTTCGACAGGTATCTCTCTGGCCAGAGATGCCGGCCGTGAAGGGCTGCTCATCTCCAGACCTTTTTCCCCGGTAGCGCAAAAAAAGTTTCTGCAGCTATCCCCTCCTACATCCCGCGATAATATAAGTGATTTGTCCCGCCTTAAGCGTGGACTCAAGGTCGGTTTTGGTCTGCAGGAGATAGAAATCGATCCCTCGCTTATTATCAGATTGCCCCATGTATTAAGGGCGCAGGATTGGGCGGTCACGGCTACTCTGCGTTATGATCCGCCGCGGCCGGCGCTCATTATAGAGATAGAACCCGGAGATACCAGGGCCAAAGATTACGCGGTAGCCATAGACGTCGGCACTACCACCCTTTGCACTTATTTGGTGGACTCAAATAGTGGGGAGGTTGCCGCAGAGGTGTCAGATTACAACCCGCAGATCGGTTTTGGCGAAGATGTCATATCCCGGATTATCTTTTCGCAAAAAGGAGACGGCCTTAAGGTCCTTCAGGCCAGGGTGGTGGAAAAACTAAACGCTCTCATCCGGGAATTAGTGAACAAAGCAGGCGTGTCTAAAGAAAACATATACTACATTTCCGCCGCCGGTAACACGACCATGAGCCATCTATTACTGGGCCTGGATCCTAAATACCTGCGGGAAGCCCCCTATACACCAGTGGCCAGGACCTATCCCCGCCTCCGGGCCAGGGAAATCGGCCTGGATGTGCCTTCCTACGTTACCCTGGATATATTTCCTTCTATCGCCAGTTATGTAGGCGGGGATATTGTAGCCGGGGTGATCGCTTCCAGGATCTTTGAACGGTCGGAACTCACCCTGTATATTGATATCGGCACGAACGGGGAAATCGTCCTGGGAAACCGGGAATGGCTGGTATGCGCCTCCTGCTCCGCCGGCCCGGCCTTCGAAGGAGGCGGCATCAGGCACGGCCTACGGGCCATGCCCGGCGCTATCGAGGCCGTGCATGTGCATCCGGAAACCTGCGAGCCCATGATAGTCGCTATCGGTATGGCGAAGCCCAAAGGGATTTGTGGTACAGGATTAATCAGCCTGGTGTCCAGCCTTATGGAAGGATGTATAATTGACCAACAGGGCAAGTTTAACCGTGGCCTCTGTACAGGACGCATACGCGAGGGTCGGGATGGCTATGAATACGTGATCGTGTATGGTGAAAACACGGCTACCGGGGAAGATATAGTCCTTACCGAGGTGGATATAGAAAATCTCATCCGGGCCAAGGGGGCCATGTTTGCCGGTTATCTTACCCTCGCCGAGGCGGTAGGTCTGTCTATTTCAGACATAGAACGCGTTTTGATCGCCGGCGCCTTTGGCAGTTTTCTGGATATCGAACAGGCGATCACCATCGGCCTTCTCCCGGATCTGCCCAGGGATTGTTTCTATTTTGTAGGCAATGGCTCTCTTCTCGGGGTAAAGGCCGCTATTTGTTCTGTGGGCGTCATGGAAGAGCGTGAAAAAGTAGCCAATACGATGACCAACTTTGAACTAAGCGAAAATCCCCGCTTTATGGAGCATTATATATCATCCCTCTTTCTGCCCCATACCGATCGTCAGCTCTTTCCCTTGGTATGGAAACGAATAAATTGTTGGGGTGCGCAAAATGGATAA
- the rpmA gene encoding 50S ribosomal protein L27: MAHKKAGGSSRNGRDSAGQRRGVKRFAGQVVKAGNIIVRQLGTRIHPGQNVGTGKDYTLFALIDGLVTFERLGKTKKKVSVYPLPETTH; this comes from the coding sequence ATGGCACACAAAAAGGCAGGGGGAAGCTCCAGGAATGGACGTGATAGCGCCGGTCAGAGGCGCGGTGTAAAAAGGTTTGCCGGTCAGGTCGTGAAGGCAGGCAACATTATTGTCCGCCAGTTGGGCACCAGGATCCATCCGGGACAAAATGTAGGCACAGGCAAGGACTATACACTTTTTGCCCTGATCGATGGTCTGGTGACCTTTGAACGGCTGGGCAAGACTAAAAAAAAGGTCAGCGTCTATCCATTGCCAGAAACCACCCATTAA
- the mtnA gene encoding S-methyl-5-thioribose-1-phosphate isomerase, translated as MPAEIKTIAWEDGRVVMIDQRKLPRREAYVVCRDYRQVIAAIKKMVIRGAPAIGIAAAMGLALGAGKLRGKGRKDFGQKWAIMCREMAAARPTAVNLFWAIERMNGVVKQSSSAGPDELAGPLQKEAEAILAGDVAANRRMGAFGQKLLADGDVVLTHCNAGALATGGYGTALGVIRAAHEAGKKVSVFADETRPFLQGARLTAWELQKCDIPVTLISDNAAGHLLKTGKINAVIVGADRIAANGDVANKIGTYSLSVLARENGVPFYVAAPESTIDRALSEGYKIPIEERSPDEVTHCGGRRIAPEGVSALNVAFDVTPNAYVTAIITEKGIYRGPYEL; from the coding sequence ATGCCGGCGGAGATTAAGACCATAGCCTGGGAAGACGGCCGGGTGGTGATGATCGATCAGCGCAAACTTCCCCGGAGAGAAGCCTATGTAGTCTGCCGGGATTACAGGCAGGTCATAGCGGCCATTAAGAAGATGGTTATCCGTGGGGCCCCGGCTATAGGTATTGCCGCCGCCATGGGGCTGGCTTTAGGCGCCGGGAAATTGAGGGGGAAAGGACGTAAGGATTTCGGCCAAAAATGGGCCATCATGTGCCGGGAAATGGCCGCTGCCAGGCCTACCGCCGTCAATCTCTTTTGGGCCATCGAACGCATGAACGGCGTGGTTAAACAGTCGTCTTCTGCCGGCCCGGACGAACTGGCCGGGCCGCTCCAAAAGGAGGCAGAAGCCATATTGGCCGGGGACGTGGCCGCCAACCGGCGCATGGGGGCATTCGGGCAAAAGTTACTGGCAGATGGGGATGTGGTCCTTACGCATTGCAATGCCGGCGCACTGGCCACAGGCGGCTATGGGACGGCTTTAGGAGTGATCCGGGCCGCCCATGAAGCCGGAAAGAAGGTATCGGTCTTTGCGGATGAGACGCGCCCTTTTCTCCAGGGCGCCAGGCTTACGGCCTGGGAATTACAGAAATGTGATATCCCCGTGACGTTGATCAGTGATAACGCCGCAGGTCATCTCCTGAAAACGGGAAAGATTAACGCGGTTATTGTGGGCGCGGATCGCATTGCTGCTAACGGTGACGTGGCTAACAAAATCGGCACCTATTCTCTCTCCGTCCTGGCCAGGGAAAATGGCGTCCCTTTTTATGTGGCAGCCCCGGAGTCAACCATCGACCGCGCTTTATCCGAAGGTTATAAAATACCCATAGAGGAACGTTCGCCGGATGAGGTTACCCATTGCGGCGGCCGGAGGATAGCCCCGGAAGGGGTCTCTGCCCTTAACGTGGCCTTTGATGTCACACCCAACGCCTACGTTACGGCCATTATCACGGAAAAGGGGATTTATCGGGGACCCTATGAGCTATGA